The following proteins come from a genomic window of Iamia sp. SCSIO 61187:
- a CDS encoding NAD(P)/FAD-dependent oxidoreductase: MAQEQPDRTDQPEHVDVVIVGAGLSGVGAAYRLQEQCPGTTYTILEGRDASGGTWDLFRYPGIRSDSDMFTLGYPFKPWTGEKAIADGADILQYIRDTAAENGIDRHIRYRHKVVAASWSSDEARWTLDVVVGEDAAPTRITASFLFMCSGYYSYDKGHTPDFPGIEDYRGRVIHPQEWPEDLDVSGTRIVVIGSGATAVTLIPNLAETAEHVTMLQRSPTYIGSLPAVDPLGQLVRRALPTRAAHTFNRWRSVLFNTAFYQFCQRRPALAKTLMKKRVAAELPDDVPVDPHFDPTYDPWDQRVCLVPDGDLFTAMRAGRASVVTDRIDTFTETGIRLVSGAELEADIVVTATGLTLVAAGGITFDVDGRTITPGETFVYKGFMLSGVPNAAMCVGYTNASWTLRADITAQSVCRLWNLMRRRGHTMAVAEITEDEASSAQPLLGLTSGYVQRAAALMPKQGNRAPWLLRQNFILDLLAFKRGDLTESIRFSSPDKRARRQRAELDRELDELVDA; this comes from the coding sequence ATGGCGCAGGAGCAGCCCGACCGGACCGACCAGCCCGAGCACGTCGACGTCGTGATCGTGGGCGCCGGGCTCTCGGGCGTCGGCGCCGCCTACCGCCTCCAGGAGCAGTGCCCGGGCACGACCTACACGATCCTCGAGGGGCGCGACGCCAGCGGCGGCACCTGGGACCTGTTCCGGTACCCGGGCATCCGCTCCGACTCCGACATGTTCACCCTCGGCTACCCGTTCAAGCCGTGGACCGGGGAGAAGGCGATCGCCGACGGCGCCGACATCCTCCAGTACATCCGCGACACGGCGGCCGAGAACGGGATCGACCGTCACATCCGGTACCGCCACAAGGTGGTGGCCGCGTCGTGGTCGAGCGACGAGGCCCGCTGGACCCTGGACGTGGTCGTCGGCGAGGACGCGGCGCCGACCCGGATCACGGCGTCGTTCCTCTTCATGTGCAGCGGCTACTACTCCTACGACAAGGGCCACACCCCGGACTTCCCCGGCATCGAGGACTACCGGGGCCGGGTCATCCACCCGCAGGAGTGGCCCGAGGACCTCGACGTCAGCGGGACGCGCATCGTCGTCATCGGGTCGGGCGCCACCGCCGTGACCCTCATCCCCAACCTGGCCGAGACGGCCGAGCACGTCACCATGCTCCAGCGCTCGCCCACCTACATCGGCTCGCTGCCGGCCGTCGACCCCCTCGGCCAGCTGGTCCGCAGGGCGCTGCCGACCAGGGCGGCCCACACCTTCAACCGCTGGCGCAGCGTCCTGTTCAACACGGCCTTCTACCAGTTCTGCCAGCGACGACCGGCCCTGGCCAAGACGCTCATGAAGAAGAGGGTCGCGGCCGAGCTCCCCGACGACGTCCCCGTCGACCCCCACTTCGACCCCACCTACGACCCGTGGGACCAGCGGGTGTGCCTGGTGCCCGACGGGGACCTGTTCACCGCCATGCGGGCCGGCCGGGCCTCGGTCGTCACCGATCGCATCGACACCTTCACCGAGACCGGCATCCGCCTGGTGTCCGGGGCCGAGCTGGAGGCCGACATCGTCGTCACCGCCACCGGGCTCACCCTGGTCGCCGCCGGCGGCATCACCTTCGACGTCGACGGTCGCACGATCACGCCGGGCGAGACCTTCGTCTACAAGGGCTTCATGCTGAGCGGCGTGCCCAACGCCGCCATGTGCGTGGGCTACACCAACGCGTCCTGGACGCTGCGGGCGGACATCACGGCCCAGTCGGTGTGCCGCCTGTGGAACCTGATGCGGCGCCGGGGCCACACCATGGCCGTGGCCGAGATCACCGAGGACGAGGCGTCGTCGGCCCAGCCGCTGCTCGGGCTGACCTCGGGCTACGTGCAGCGGGCCGCCGCCCTGATGCCCAAGCAGGGCAACCGGGCCCCCTGGCTGCTGCGCCAGAACTTCATCCTCGACCTGCTGGCGTTCAAGCGGGGCGACCTCACCGAGTCGATCCGCTTCTCGTCGCCCGACAAGCGGGCCCGGCGCCAGCGGGCCGAGCTCGACCGCGAGCTCGACGAGCTGGTCGACGCCTGA
- a CDS encoding CBS domain-containing protein — MHVAGLLRRKGDDVATVASSATIGEVVAALADRGVGALVVSDDGRVVDGIVSERDVTRGLAAHGSALLDHDVASIMTRDVVTCDMSTTVDELSALMTEGRMRHVPVVVDGALCGIVSIGDVVKAYIRDLEQEKQTLHEYISQGR; from the coding sequence GTGCACGTCGCAGGGCTGCTGAGACGCAAGGGCGACGACGTGGCCACCGTCGCCTCGTCGGCCACGATCGGCGAGGTGGTGGCCGCCCTCGCCGACCGGGGCGTCGGCGCCCTCGTGGTGTCCGACGACGGTCGCGTCGTCGATGGCATCGTCTCCGAGCGCGACGTCACCCGGGGCCTGGCCGCCCACGGCAGCGCCCTGCTCGACCACGACGTGGCGTCGATCATGACCCGCGACGTCGTCACCTGCGACATGAGCACCACCGTCGACGAGCTCTCCGCGCTGATGACCGAGGGCCGCATGCGCCACGTGCCCGTCGTCGTCGACGGCGCCCTGTGCGGCATCGTCAGCATCGGCGACGTCGTCAAGGCCTACATCAGGGACCTCGAGCAGGAGAAGCAGACCCTCCACGAGTACATCTCGCAGGGTCGGTGA
- a CDS encoding DUF2252 domain-containing protein produces the protein MSPDSPADALADLATDPDTRTERIIAVLAEAFSDLIAADPAAFRRKFRKMARDPFAFYRGTACLFYDDVARLDDPWVDDRTSRVWIQGDLHAENYGTYMDAEGILVFDVNDFDEAYIGHYTWDLQRMAASVALLGFSKALSDDAVDRAIRAYATSYLAQVRAFTEGDRDDEFRLTLESTTGPVHHVLRRARLLSRNDLLARDTHVRDGEREYLDISGVRRLDDDERRAVCAAYEEYLDTIPSEKRQQSVSYAVKDVVGRSGFGIGSAGLPAYSLLLEGRTQALENDVLLSMKQANVAAPSRVVDDTDVASAFLHHGHRTALSQRALQAHSDPWLGWCELDGVGQVVQEVSPYVADLDWDDVHEPDEIIALVTDLGRATAKVHCVSDETSEASLVDFQTEEAIRHVVGDRDEDLAADLSAFGMAYGALARDDHRRFVDAFRNGQIPGLPTD, from the coding sequence GTGAGCCCGGACTCCCCCGCCGACGCCCTGGCCGACCTGGCCACCGACCCCGACACCCGGACCGAGCGCATCATCGCGGTCCTGGCCGAGGCCTTCTCCGACCTGATCGCCGCCGACCCGGCCGCCTTCCGGCGCAAGTTCCGCAAGATGGCCCGCGACCCGTTCGCCTTCTACCGGGGGACGGCCTGCCTCTTCTACGACGACGTCGCCCGCCTCGACGACCCCTGGGTCGACGACCGCACCTCCCGCGTGTGGATCCAGGGCGACCTGCACGCCGAGAACTACGGCACCTACATGGACGCCGAGGGGATCCTGGTGTTCGACGTCAACGACTTCGACGAGGCCTACATCGGGCACTACACGTGGGACCTCCAACGCATGGCGGCCAGCGTCGCCCTGCTCGGCTTCTCCAAGGCCCTCTCCGACGACGCCGTCGACCGGGCGATCCGCGCCTACGCGACCAGCTACCTGGCCCAGGTCCGCGCCTTCACCGAGGGCGACCGTGACGACGAGTTCCGCCTGACCCTCGAGTCCACCACGGGCCCGGTCCACCACGTCCTGCGCCGGGCCCGGCTCCTCTCCCGCAACGACCTCCTGGCCCGCGACACCCACGTCAGGGACGGCGAGCGCGAGTACCTCGACATCAGCGGCGTGCGCCGCCTCGACGACGACGAGCGCCGGGCCGTCTGCGCGGCCTACGAGGAGTACCTCGACACGATCCCGTCGGAGAAGCGCCAGCAGAGCGTCTCGTACGCAGTGAAGGACGTCGTGGGCCGGAGTGGCTTCGGCATCGGCAGCGCCGGCCTGCCCGCCTACAGCCTGCTCCTCGAGGGCCGCACCCAGGCCCTCGAGAACGACGTGCTCCTCTCGATGAAGCAGGCCAACGTGGCCGCACCCAGCCGGGTGGTCGACGACACCGACGTCGCCTCCGCCTTCCTCCACCACGGCCACCGCACGGCCCTGTCCCAACGGGCCCTCCAGGCGCACTCCGACCCGTGGCTGGGCTGGTGCGAGCTCGACGGCGTGGGACAGGTGGTGCAGGAGGTGTCGCCCTACGTGGCCGACCTCGACTGGGACGACGTCCACGAACCCGACGAGATCATCGCCCTGGTCACCGATCTGGGCCGGGCCACGGCCAAGGTCCACTGCGTGAGCGACGAGACCAGCGAGGCCTCCCTGGTCGACTTCCAGACCGAGGAGGCGATCCGCCACGTGGTCGGCGACCGCGACGAGGACCTCGCCGCCGACCTCAGCGCCTTCGGGATGGCCTACGGCGCCCTGGCCCGCGACGACCACCGCCGCTTCGTCGATGCCTTCCGCAACGGCCAGATCCCCGGCCTCCCGACCGACTGA
- a CDS encoding SDR family oxidoreductase, whose protein sequence is MEIRLDDKVAVVTGASKGIGRATALMLADAGARVLLTSRKADALEAAAAEIGAAVPGAEVGWVAANAGAPESPAAIVAAALDRFGALDIVVNNAATNPYFGPALDISDAQWDKTFDVNLRGAHALVREARDPLAAGGGGAVVNIASIGGLLVEPGIGIYNVTKAALMHLTRTLAQELGPTVRVNAVAPGLVRTDMARGLWEEHEAAIAPRFPLQRLGEPEDIAGAVLYLVSDLSAWVTGTTLVVDGGALLRG, encoded by the coding sequence GTGGAGATCCGCCTCGACGACAAGGTGGCCGTGGTGACGGGCGCGTCCAAGGGCATCGGCCGGGCGACGGCCCTGATGCTGGCCGACGCCGGCGCCCGGGTGCTGCTCACCTCCCGCAAGGCCGACGCCCTCGAGGCCGCCGCGGCCGAGATCGGGGCGGCCGTGCCCGGCGCCGAGGTCGGGTGGGTCGCGGCCAACGCCGGCGCCCCGGAGAGCCCGGCGGCCATCGTGGCCGCCGCCCTCGACCGCTTCGGCGCCCTGGACATCGTCGTCAACAACGCCGCGACCAACCCCTACTTCGGCCCCGCCCTCGACATCAGCGACGCCCAGTGGGACAAGACCTTCGACGTGAACCTGCGGGGCGCCCACGCCCTGGTGCGCGAGGCCCGTGACCCGCTGGCCGCCGGCGGGGGCGGGGCCGTGGTGAACATCGCCTCGATCGGCGGGCTCCTCGTGGAGCCCGGCATCGGCATCTACAACGTGACCAAGGCCGCCCTCATGCACCTCACCCGGACCCTGGCCCAGGAGCTGGGGCCCACCGTCCGGGTCAACGCCGTCGCACCGGGGCTGGTCCGCACCGACATGGCCCGCGGCCTGTGGGAGGAGCACGAGGCGGCCATCGCGCCGCGCTTCCCGCTCCAGCGGCTGGGGGAGCCCGAGGACATCGCCGGCGCGGTGCTGTACCTCGTGAGCGATCTCTCGGCGTGGGTGACGGGCACGACGCTCGTCGTCGACGGCGGGGCCCTCCTGCGGGGCTGA